The Urbifossiella limnaea genome has a window encoding:
- a CDS encoding MBL fold metallo-hydrolase, with the protein MKRVLPLALVPAILAAVLYLHGDRPAPAAQGPLPIPEMQFNDVKEIAPGVFFRLSSISAADPKIPFGGSNHTWVVFKDYVVVIDANFPKEAADVVAAIKKTTDKPIRYVLDTHHHGDHAYGNSVWAKEGAKIVAHKNAARLLAVNGPKQWEEASKATGKDARDDLKTTTLKQVDIPFDDRYVLDDGTQRVEFLHFGHCHTIGDAVAYLPKHKILCTGDACVNGAYNFMGHSNSASWIRCLNEMHKLDVDVICPGHGKLARKDLLKTEVRYFTELRAGVQAGIDAKKSLEDITAGLHFPWYKEWTGVDVAGPQMNKDSVKHVYNELQGKVEHERLGWVPSPLETRPVAVTRGD; encoded by the coding sequence ATGAAGCGCGTCCTGCCGCTGGCCCTCGTCCCGGCGATCCTCGCCGCCGTGCTGTACTTACACGGCGACCGCCCCGCCCCCGCCGCGCAGGGGCCGCTCCCCATCCCCGAGATGCAGTTCAACGACGTGAAGGAGATCGCCCCCGGCGTCTTCTTCCGGCTGTCGTCCATCAGCGCCGCCGACCCGAAAATCCCGTTCGGCGGGTCGAACCACACGTGGGTCGTGTTCAAGGACTACGTGGTGGTGATCGACGCCAACTTCCCGAAGGAGGCGGCCGACGTGGTGGCGGCGATCAAGAAGACGACGGACAAGCCGATCCGCTACGTGCTGGACACGCACCACCACGGCGACCACGCCTACGGGAACAGCGTGTGGGCGAAGGAGGGGGCGAAGATCGTGGCGCACAAGAACGCGGCCCGGCTGCTGGCGGTGAACGGCCCGAAGCAGTGGGAGGAGGCGAGCAAGGCCACCGGGAAGGACGCCCGCGACGACCTCAAGACGACGACGCTGAAGCAGGTGGACATCCCGTTCGACGACCGGTACGTGCTCGACGACGGCACCCAGCGGGTGGAGTTCCTCCACTTCGGCCACTGCCACACGATCGGCGACGCGGTGGCGTACCTGCCGAAGCACAAGATCCTGTGCACCGGCGATGCGTGCGTGAACGGGGCGTACAACTTCATGGGCCACAGCAACTCGGCGAGCTGGATCCGCTGCCTGAACGAGATGCACAAGCTCGACGTGGACGTGATCTGCCCCGGCCACGGCAAGCTGGCGCGGAAGGACCTGTTGAAGACGGAGGTGCGCTACTTCACGGAGCTGCGGGCGGGCGTGCAGGCCGGCATCGACGCGAAGAAGAGCCTGGAGGACATCACCGCGGGGCTGCACTTCCCGTGGTACAAGGAGTGGACCGGCGTGGACGTGGCCGGCCCGCAGATGAACAAGGACAGCGTGAAGCACGTGTACAACGAACTCCAGGGGAAGGTCGAACACGAGCGGCTGGGCTGGGTGCCGAGCCCGCTCGAGACGCGGCCGGTGGCGGTGACGCGGGGGGACTGA